In the Kitasatospora terrestris genome, one interval contains:
- a CDS encoding SigE family RNA polymerase sigma factor, producing MRDDADFTAFAEAGAGRLRQIAYLMCRDWHLAQDLTQTTLTKMYLAWKRINRRDGDPFVYARKVLLNSLLDHRRLRSSGELAVEQLPESAGPRDTTAMRLTLLEALMLLSERDRAIVLLRYWEDHSVETTAEILGVSTAVVKSQSMRALAVLRGRLGSDRELLFG from the coding sequence GTGCGCGACGATGCAGACTTCACAGCGTTCGCCGAGGCCGGCGCGGGCCGGCTGCGCCAGATCGCCTACCTGATGTGCCGGGACTGGCACCTGGCCCAGGACCTCACCCAGACCACGCTGACCAAGATGTACCTCGCGTGGAAGCGGATCAACCGGCGCGACGGCGATCCGTTCGTCTACGCCCGGAAGGTGCTGCTGAACTCCCTGCTGGACCACCGGCGGCTGCGCAGCAGCGGCGAACTGGCGGTGGAGCAGCTTCCGGAGTCCGCCGGGCCCAGGGACACCACCGCGATGCGGCTGACCCTGCTGGAGGCGCTGATGCTGCTGTCCGAGCGGGACCGGGCGATCGTGCTGCTGCGCTACTGGGAGGACCACAGCGTGGAGACCACCGCGGAGATCCTGGGGGTCAGCACGGCGGTGGTGAAGTCGCAGAGCATGCGCGCACTGGCGGTCCTGCGCGGGCGCCTGGGCAGTGACCGCGAGCTGCTCTTCGGCTGA
- a CDS encoding TMEM165/GDT1 family protein, translating to MNPLSIAALTFGVIFLAELPDKTALASLVLGTKYRASYVFAGIAAAFAVQVALALVAGSLLAMLPQRWVEGVTGLLFLVGAVMLLWPKGDEEDDGHAAKEPSSNSFWKVAGASFVLVAVAEFGDLTQIMTANLAAKYASPLAVGLGAWLALCAVGGIAILGGQKLLKHVPMKVIVRVAACVMLVLSAFSLGKAIVG from the coding sequence ATGAACCCCCTGAGCATCGCCGCGCTGACCTTCGGCGTCATCTTCCTCGCCGAACTGCCCGACAAGACCGCGCTGGCCAGCCTGGTCCTGGGCACCAAGTACCGGGCGAGCTACGTCTTCGCCGGCATCGCCGCCGCCTTCGCCGTCCAGGTGGCCCTCGCCCTGGTGGCCGGCAGCCTGCTGGCGATGCTGCCGCAGCGCTGGGTGGAGGGCGTCACCGGGCTGCTGTTCCTGGTCGGAGCCGTGATGCTGCTCTGGCCCAAGGGCGACGAGGAGGACGACGGGCACGCCGCGAAGGAGCCCTCGTCCAACTCCTTCTGGAAGGTGGCCGGCGCGAGCTTCGTCCTGGTCGCGGTCGCCGAGTTCGGCGACCTGACCCAGATCATGACCGCCAACCTGGCCGCCAAGTACGCCTCGCCGCTGGCCGTGGGCCTCGGCGCGTGGCTGGCGCTGTGCGCGGTCGGCGGGATCGCCATCCTGGGCGGGCAGAAGCTGCTGAAGCACGTGCCGATGAAGGTCATCGTGCGGGTCGCCGCCTGCGTGATGCTGGTGCTGTCCGCCTTCAGCCTGGGGAAGGCGATCGTCGGCTGA
- a CDS encoding ABC transporter permease, with product MAAGQLLPVTPALGAACAVLLAAAVAVAGLGRLGHGRAVLRAGVRAVLQLAAVALVIAWVVGALWSSVLFVLLMFSVAVRTAGRRITDGPGWWWAAAPIAAGVLPVLALLLATGLLPAKGLSLIPVAGILIGGALTATSLSGRRALDELRSRQGEVEAALVLGFEARDARLEMSRTAAATSLVPALDQTRTVGLVTLPGAFVGMLLGGATPAQAGAVQLFVLVALLAVEAAAIVVVLELVGRGLLAPGAPPGVG from the coding sequence ATGGCCGCCGGGCAGCTGCTGCCGGTCACCCCCGCCCTCGGCGCGGCCTGCGCGGTGCTGCTGGCCGCCGCCGTCGCGGTGGCCGGCCTGGGCCGGCTCGGCCACGGGCGGGCGGTGCTGCGGGCGGGCGTCCGGGCGGTGCTGCAGCTCGCCGCGGTCGCCCTGGTGATCGCCTGGGTGGTCGGCGCGCTGTGGAGCTCGGTGCTGTTCGTGCTGCTGATGTTCTCCGTCGCGGTGCGCACCGCCGGGCGGCGGATCACCGACGGCCCGGGCTGGTGGTGGGCGGCGGCGCCGATCGCCGCCGGCGTGCTGCCGGTCCTGGCGCTGCTGCTCGCCACCGGCCTGCTGCCGGCGAAGGGCCTGTCGCTGATTCCGGTCGCCGGGATCCTGATCGGCGGGGCGCTGACCGCCACCTCGCTCTCCGGCCGCCGGGCGCTGGACGAACTGCGGAGCAGGCAAGGCGAGGTCGAGGCCGCCCTGGTGCTCGGCTTCGAGGCGCGCGACGCCCGGCTGGAGATGTCCCGGACGGCCGCCGCCACCTCGCTGGTCCCGGCACTCGACCAGACCCGGACCGTGGGCCTGGTCACCCTGCCCGGCGCCTTCGTCGGCATGCTGCTCGGCGGCGCCACGCCCGCCCAGGCCGGCGCGGTGCAGCTGTTCGTCCTGGTGGCGCTGCTCGCGGTGGAGGCGGCCGCGATCGTCGTCGTGCTGGAACTGGTCGGCCGAGGACTTCTGGCCCCCGGAGCACCGCCCGGCGTCGGGTAG
- a CDS encoding GNAT family N-acetyltransferase produces MTELSILTDTTSWREGAEQRRLAAYRRAGFAAPAAEASVARWLERSAGATVAEVRAGGRPVGAVAVVADGDEGRIEELWIDPAHAGAGHGEAARGWAERWCAEHGTTSCGIQLFAPEPLFDAYPVRGQNRVKFIGTPAALPDGVTYRPMTETEYPAWRRAEDEAYVFDIVRAGGLTREQAQEKSDADFARLLPQGRRTPGHAFVVLEAEERTIGTGWLHHGFLPGVTYGYSLFIEEHERGNGYGRAAMAIGEQAAVAAGDTALMFNVFGGNEVAMNLYTSAGFGVLFEYRSVELGG; encoded by the coding sequence GTGACTGAACTGAGCATCCTCACCGACACCACGTCCTGGCGCGAGGGCGCCGAGCAGCGCCGGCTCGCGGCGTACCGGCGGGCGGGCTTCGCCGCCCCGGCGGCGGAGGCGAGCGTGGCCCGCTGGCTGGAGCGGTCGGCCGGGGCGACGGTGGCGGAGGTGCGGGCCGGGGGCCGGCCGGTGGGTGCGGTGGCCGTGGTGGCGGACGGCGACGAGGGCCGGATCGAGGAGCTGTGGATCGATCCCGCGCATGCCGGCGCCGGCCACGGCGAGGCCGCCCGCGGCTGGGCGGAGCGCTGGTGCGCCGAGCACGGCACGACCTCCTGCGGCATCCAACTCTTCGCCCCGGAGCCGCTGTTCGACGCCTACCCGGTGCGCGGCCAGAACCGGGTCAAGTTCATCGGCACCCCGGCCGCCCTGCCCGACGGGGTGACGTACCGTCCGATGACGGAGACGGAGTACCCGGCGTGGCGGCGGGCCGAGGACGAGGCGTACGTGTTCGACATCGTGCGGGCCGGCGGTCTGACCCGGGAACAGGCGCAGGAGAAGTCGGACGCGGACTTCGCCCGGCTGCTGCCGCAGGGCAGGCGGACGCCGGGGCACGCGTTCGTGGTGCTGGAGGCCGAGGAGCGGACGATCGGCACCGGCTGGCTGCACCACGGCTTCCTGCCGGGGGTGACGTACGGGTACTCGCTGTTCATCGAGGAGCACGAGCGCGGCAACGGCTACGGCCGGGCGGCGATGGCGATAGGCGAGCAGGCGGCGGTGGCGGCCGGCGACACGGCGCTGATGTTCAACGTGTTCGGCGGCAACGAGGTCGCGATGAACCTCTACACCAGCGCGGGCTTCGGGGTGCTCTTCGAGTACCGGTCCGTCGAGCTCGGCGGCTGA
- a CDS encoding peptidoglycan-binding domain-containing protein — MPAELCPRCGAARTAGGCGCFSDPSNADTAVLPHVEGPPLVRPYVAAAPVEQPGPGPDPFATRLAPPTGLPPMPPAPPAPPVAPYPGAGAAAQTTVLPGPVTPGPVTPGAVPLGPVAPAAPAAAPAAVPVAPAAAQTAVLPPVPAQPPAQPPVGQPGPEAHTQLIPPQAHPAPPTPPASAPASPPRPARSSEPATDLGMFTFREEYVPPPGSRAERRVEQQQAAGRRRTVIAGAMIGLAAVGAGLALALSPASPDRGNQALPAPTDSGIPYPGPTTPTVEASSGSPSPVAPSTTKAKPPTTRAAAPQTTAAPPSPSPSASAKPSRSASPSPSATVRDLHRGDTGADVAAMQSRLVNAVPWRFDEEDVNGTFDKNTEQALRNFQTMMAIHGEDGWYGPQTRTRLSYYPA, encoded by the coding sequence ATGCCGGCAGAGCTCTGCCCCCGCTGCGGCGCGGCACGGACGGCGGGTGGCTGCGGCTGCTTCTCGGACCCCAGCAATGCCGACACCGCCGTCCTGCCGCACGTGGAGGGCCCGCCGCTGGTGCGCCCGTACGTGGCCGCCGCGCCGGTGGAGCAGCCCGGTCCGGGGCCGGACCCCTTCGCCACCCGGCTGGCCCCGCCGACCGGCCTGCCGCCGATGCCGCCCGCGCCTCCGGCACCGCCCGTCGCGCCGTACCCGGGCGCCGGTGCCGCCGCGCAGACCACCGTGCTGCCGGGCCCGGTCACGCCCGGCCCGGTCACGCCCGGCGCCGTGCCGCTCGGCCCGGTCGCCCCGGCGGCCCCCGCCGCGGCCCCCGCCGCCGTGCCGGTCGCCCCTGCCGCCGCGCAGACCGCGGTGCTGCCGCCGGTGCCCGCTCAGCCGCCCGCGCAGCCGCCCGTCGGGCAGCCCGGGCCGGAGGCGCACACCCAGCTGATACCCCCGCAGGCGCACCCGGCACCCCCGACCCCGCCTGCCTCCGCGCCTGCCTCCCCGCCCCGTCCCGCGCGCTCCTCCGAACCCGCCACCGACCTGGGCATGTTCACCTTCCGCGAGGAGTACGTCCCCCCGCCCGGCTCGCGGGCCGAGCGCCGCGTCGAGCAGCAGCAGGCGGCGGGCCGGCGGCGGACGGTGATCGCCGGGGCGATGATCGGCCTGGCGGCGGTCGGCGCGGGCCTGGCCCTGGCCCTCTCGCCCGCCTCGCCCGACCGCGGCAACCAGGCGCTGCCCGCGCCGACCGACAGCGGCATCCCGTACCCGGGGCCCACCACGCCGACCGTCGAGGCGAGCAGCGGCTCGCCCTCCCCCGTCGCGCCCAGCACCACCAAGGCCAAGCCGCCGACCACCAGGGCCGCGGCGCCGCAGACCACGGCGGCCCCGCCGAGTCCCTCCCCGTCGGCGTCCGCCAAGCCGAGCCGCTCGGCCTCGCCGAGCCCGTCGGCCACCGTGCGCGACCTGCACCGCGGCGACACCGGCGCCGACGTGGCCGCGATGCAGTCCCGGCTCGTCAACGCCGTGCCCTGGCGGTTCGACGAGGAGGACGTCAACGGCACGTTCGACAAGAACACCGAGCAGGCGCTGCGCAACTTCCAGACGATGATGGCCATCCACGGCGAGGACGGCTGGTACGGGCCGCAGACCCGTACCAGGCTCTCCTACTACCCCGCCTGA
- a CDS encoding AraC family transcriptional regulator: MDALGALLTGPRAQGAFLLRSVFDPPWAVRIADEAPLTLLTMVRGEGWVVPDGAEPVRLRPGDLAVVRGPEPYTVADLPSTAPQVVVHPGQVSTAPGGEELCEELDRGLRTWGTGGPEAAAVLLSGTYQLRGEVSGRLLRALPQVVRLDGAEWGSPLLPMLAEEIGRDEPGQEVVLDRLLDLLLISALRAWFARPSGAAPAWYRAQADPVVGPALGLLHGDPARPWTVAVLAAEVGVSRAALARRFAELVGEPPMAYLTGWRLALAADLLAEPDATLAAVAHRVGYGSAFALSAAFKRVRGVSPQQHREGAG; the protein is encoded by the coding sequence ATGGACGCTCTCGGTGCCCTGCTGACCGGACCCCGCGCCCAGGGGGCCTTCCTGCTGCGGTCGGTGTTCGACCCGCCGTGGGCGGTGCGGATCGCGGACGAGGCGCCGTTGACGCTGCTCACGATGGTGCGCGGCGAGGGCTGGGTGGTCCCGGACGGCGCGGAGCCGGTCCGGTTGCGGCCGGGCGACCTGGCGGTGGTGCGCGGCCCGGAGCCGTACACGGTGGCGGACCTGCCGTCGACCGCGCCGCAGGTGGTGGTCCACCCGGGTCAGGTGTCGACCGCGCCCGGCGGCGAGGAGCTGTGCGAGGAGCTGGACCGGGGCCTGCGGACCTGGGGCACGGGCGGGCCGGAGGCGGCGGCGGTGCTGCTCAGCGGCACCTACCAGCTGCGCGGGGAGGTGAGCGGGCGGTTGCTGCGGGCGCTGCCGCAGGTGGTCCGGCTGGACGGCGCGGAGTGGGGGTCGCCGCTGCTGCCGATGCTCGCGGAGGAGATCGGCCGGGACGAGCCGGGGCAGGAGGTGGTGCTGGACCGGTTGCTCGACCTGCTGCTGATCAGCGCGCTGCGGGCGTGGTTCGCCCGGCCGTCGGGGGCGGCGCCGGCCTGGTACCGGGCGCAGGCCGACCCGGTGGTGGGTCCGGCGCTGGGCCTGCTGCACGGGGATCCGGCCCGGCCGTGGACGGTCGCGGTGCTGGCCGCCGAGGTCGGGGTGTCGCGGGCGGCGCTGGCCCGCCGTTTCGCCGAGCTGGTCGGTGAGCCGCCGATGGCGTACCTGACGGGCTGGCGGCTGGCGCTGGCCGCCGATCTGCTGGCGGAGCCGGACGCCACGCTCGCCGCGGTCGCCCACCGGGTGGGCTACGGAAGCGCGTTCGCGCTGAGCGCCGCGTTCAAGCGGGTCCGCGGGGTCAGCCCGCAGCAGCACCGCGAGGGCGCCGGCTGA